A single Balneolaceae bacterium DNA region contains:
- a CDS encoding GNAT family N-acetyltransferase gives MGWEESRVRDNSDRKRFELDLGQKTAYVDYIINAKGVIYLTHTEVPSAWEGQGVASDMVHQVLQEVDRRGLRLVPLCPYVASYLRRHAEWKRLLAEGFNV, from the coding sequence ATGGGCTGGGAGGAGTCCCGCGTACGGGACAACAGCGACCGCAAGCGTTTTGAGCTGGATCTGGGCCAGAAGACCGCCTACGTTGACTACATTATCAACGCCAAAGGCGTGATCTACCTCACCCACACCGAAGTGCCTTCGGCCTGGGAGGGCCAGGGCGTGGCCTCCGACATGGTGCACCAGGTGCTTCAGGAGGTGGACCGCCGCGGACTCCGGCTGGTGCCCCTCTGCCCGTACGTGGCCAGCTACCTGCGCCGCCATGCCGAGTGGAAGCGCCTGCTGGCGGAGGGGTTCAACGTATAG
- a CDS encoding CDGSH iron-sulfur domain-containing protein yields MKSKIHNYKSEELQVHYDVARCIHAAECVKGLRKVFDPKKRPWIQPEQAEARRIASIVTRCPTGALHYTTGPEIEAEQPPPKNSIAVSPDGPLYLRGRIRVEDHNGELLLEDTRLALCRCGQSANKPLCDGSHSEAAFEASSAYVTEGLEEGGSEGDGPLTVKVMEHGPCIVEGNWLIYSETMQPRDCSGRKAMCRCGASANKPFCDGSHKEIGFRGGGGQDGEAD; encoded by the coding sequence ATGAAATCCAAGATCCACAACTACAAAAGCGAGGAACTCCAGGTTCATTACGACGTAGCCCGCTGCATCCACGCCGCCGAGTGCGTAAAGGGGCTTCGCAAGGTCTTCGACCCCAAAAAGCGCCCCTGGATTCAGCCGGAGCAAGCGGAGGCGCGCCGAATCGCCTCCATAGTAACCCGCTGCCCCACGGGGGCGCTTCACTACACCACTGGTCCGGAGATCGAGGCGGAGCAGCCTCCCCCGAAAAACAGCATCGCCGTATCGCCCGACGGCCCCCTCTACCTGCGGGGGCGCATACGGGTGGAGGACCACAACGGGGAGCTGCTGCTGGAGGACACCCGACTGGCGCTCTGCCGATGCGGGCAGTCCGCCAACAAGCCGCTGTGCGACGGCAGCCACTCCGAGGCCGCTTTCGAGGCCTCCTCGGCCTATGTGACAGAGGGCCTCGAGGAAGGCGGTTCAGAGGGAGACGGCCCCCTTACGGTCAAGGTGATGGAGCACGGCCCCTGCATTGTGGAGGGCAACTGGCTCATCTACTCGGAAACCATGCAGCCGCGGGACTGCAGCGGACGCAAGGCCATGTGCCGCTGCGGGGCTTCGGCCAACAAGCCCTTCTGCGACGGAAGCCACAAGGAGATCGGCTTCCGGGGCGGCGGGGGACAAGACGGGGAGGCGGACTGA